The proteins below are encoded in one region of Streptomyces sp. NBC_00490:
- a CDS encoding SapB/AmfS family lanthipeptide, which produces MALLDLQTMESDELTGGGNSTLSLLSCVSAASVTLCL; this is translated from the coding sequence ATGGCACTTCTCGACCTGCAGACGATGGAGTCCGACGAGCTCACCGGCGGCGGCAACAGCACCCTGAGCCTGCTGTCCTGCGTGAGCGCCGCGAGCGTCACGCTCTGTCTCTGA
- the lanKC gene encoding class III lanthionine synthetase LanKC, with protein MDKRYEVYALADRHFYETPDRLSAGVTEAAPQYETARREVPGGWDASRIGDWLALTPLGADGAPAPGPAQGWKIHASATRANAERIAAIVWDYCVPRRIAFKFVPGPHLLHLRNTKYAGRDTSGKFVTIYPADEEQLHTVLRELGKLLEGFEGPYILTDLRWYDGPLYVRYGAFARTFVVDERGSLVPAVRDGAGKLIPDRRAPSFQVPEWVTLPAFLEPHLAARNTTTVGDLPYRIEKALHFSNGGGVYAGTDTRDGSKVVLKEGRPHAGLAADGADAISRLEREKYALEQVAGTGVVPEVRDWFTLGDHRFLVMDFLEGRPLNSFFAERHPLLTPDPDPKAVADYTAWAVRIHGAVERAVAAVHARGIVFNDLHVFNIMVGPDEESVSLLDFEAAAPVSENGRQVVAHPGFFAPPDRTGIDVDRYALACLRLALFLPVTTLFVVDRGKAAHLAEVITRQFPDVPREFLDEAVAEITRETPVRAPSYVEPGDWPFSRDSMVKAILASATPEREDRLFPGDIAQFSDGGGLGLAHGAAGVLYALDAIGAERYEEGERWLLARTAPPPRGTPLGLYDGLAGVAHVLDRLGHRQRALDLTDSILAERWQNLSSDLHGGLAGLGLVLGELARTTGEAELRDRAAEAADILVRRLAEPVPDAPRRRRAGLLRGASGAALFLLRQYEHTGEQRLLAAAEVALRRDLECCATREGGAMEVDEGWRTLPYLGDGSAGIGMVLDDYLAHADGPGEEFVHARDGILTAATCRFYVQPGLFQGRAGLILHLARTGDARLAGQIAGLGWFAMDYQGQLAFPGHQMMRLSMDLGTGTAGCLLALGAALDSGTHAHLPFLPPLGRPPQRGSAN; from the coding sequence ATGGACAAGCGGTACGAGGTGTACGCGCTCGCCGACCGGCATTTCTACGAGACGCCGGACCGGCTGTCCGCGGGAGTGACGGAGGCGGCACCCCAGTACGAGACGGCGCGCCGCGAGGTGCCCGGCGGCTGGGACGCCTCGCGGATCGGCGACTGGCTGGCGCTGACACCGCTCGGCGCGGACGGCGCCCCCGCGCCGGGGCCGGCCCAGGGATGGAAGATCCACGCCTCGGCCACCCGGGCGAACGCCGAGCGGATCGCGGCGATCGTGTGGGACTACTGCGTGCCGCGGCGCATCGCGTTCAAGTTCGTCCCGGGACCGCATCTGCTGCACCTGCGCAACACCAAGTACGCGGGCCGCGACACCAGCGGCAAGTTCGTCACGATCTACCCGGCCGACGAGGAGCAGCTGCACACCGTCCTGCGTGAGCTGGGCAAGCTCCTCGAAGGCTTCGAGGGGCCCTACATCCTCACCGATCTGCGCTGGTACGACGGCCCGCTCTATGTCCGCTACGGCGCGTTCGCCCGCACCTTCGTGGTCGACGAGCGGGGCTCGCTGGTGCCGGCGGTGCGGGACGGCGCGGGGAAGCTGATCCCGGACCGGCGGGCGCCGTCCTTCCAGGTGCCCGAGTGGGTGACGCTGCCGGCGTTCCTGGAGCCGCATCTGGCGGCGCGGAACACGACGACGGTGGGTGACCTGCCGTACCGGATCGAGAAGGCGCTGCACTTCTCGAACGGCGGCGGGGTGTACGCGGGCACCGACACCCGGGACGGCAGCAAGGTCGTCCTCAAGGAGGGGCGGCCGCACGCGGGGCTGGCCGCGGACGGGGCGGACGCGATCTCGCGGCTGGAGCGGGAGAAGTACGCCCTGGAACAGGTGGCGGGGACGGGTGTGGTGCCGGAGGTGCGGGACTGGTTCACGCTCGGTGACCACCGGTTCCTCGTCATGGACTTCCTGGAAGGGCGCCCGCTGAACTCGTTCTTCGCGGAGCGGCACCCGCTGCTCACCCCGGATCCCGATCCGAAGGCCGTGGCGGACTACACGGCGTGGGCGGTGCGCATCCACGGGGCCGTGGAGCGGGCGGTGGCGGCGGTGCACGCGCGCGGGATCGTCTTCAACGACCTGCACGTCTTCAACATCATGGTCGGCCCGGACGAGGAGTCGGTGTCCCTGCTCGACTTCGAGGCGGCCGCGCCCGTCAGCGAGAACGGCCGACAAGTGGTCGCCCACCCCGGGTTCTTCGCTCCGCCGGACCGCACCGGCATCGACGTCGACCGGTACGCGCTGGCGTGCCTGCGGCTCGCGCTGTTCCTGCCGGTCACCACGCTGTTCGTGGTCGACCGCGGCAAGGCGGCCCATCTGGCGGAGGTGATCACCCGTCAGTTCCCGGACGTGCCGCGCGAGTTCCTCGACGAGGCGGTCGCGGAGATCACCCGGGAGACGCCGGTGCGCGCGCCGTCCTACGTGGAGCCGGGCGACTGGCCGTTCAGCCGCGACTCGATGGTCAAGGCGATCCTCGCCTCGGCCACCCCGGAGCGCGAGGACCGGCTCTTCCCCGGCGACATCGCGCAGTTCTCCGACGGCGGCGGCCTGGGCCTCGCGCACGGCGCGGCCGGGGTGCTGTACGCGCTGGACGCGATCGGCGCCGAGCGGTACGAGGAGGGCGAACGCTGGCTCCTGGCCCGCACCGCGCCGCCGCCCAGGGGCACACCGCTGGGCCTCTACGACGGGCTCGCGGGCGTCGCCCACGTCCTGGACCGGCTCGGGCACCGCCAGCGCGCGCTCGACCTGACCGACTCGATCCTCGCCGAGCGCTGGCAGAACCTCTCCTCCGACCTGCACGGCGGGCTGGCCGGACTCGGCCTGGTGCTGGGCGAGTTGGCCCGCACGACCGGCGAGGCGGAGCTGCGGGACCGGGCCGCGGAGGCCGCCGACATCCTCGTACGACGTCTCGCGGAGCCGGTCCCAGACGCGCCCCGGCGGCGACGGGCCGGACTGCTGCGGGGTGCGAGCGGGGCCGCGCTGTTCCTGCTGCGGCAGTACGAACACACCGGTGAACAGCGGTTGTTGGCGGCGGCCGAGGTGGCGCTGCGGCGTGACCTGGAGTGCTGCGCGACCCGCGAGGGCGGTGCGATGGAGGTCGACGAGGGCTGGCGCACGCTGCCGTATCTCGGCGACGGCAGCGCGGGCATCGGGATGGTCCTGGACGACTACCTCGCCCATGCCGACGGCCCCGGCGAGGAGTTCGTCCACGCGCGAGACGGCATCCTGACGGCCGCCACCTGCCGCTTCTATGTGCAGCCCGGCCTCTTCCAGGGCCGTGCCGGGCTGATCCTGCACCTGGCCCGCACCGGCGACGCGCGGCTCGCCGGCCAGATCGCCGGGCTCGGCTGGTTCGCGATGGACTACCAGGGCCAACTGGCCTTCCCCGGACACCAGATGATGCGGCTGTCGATGGACCTGGGCACCGGAACGGCAGGGTGCCTGCTCGCGCTCGGCGCGGCCCTCGACAGCGGTACGCACGCGCACCTGCCGTTCCTGCCGCCGCTCGGGCGGCCCCCACAGCGCGGTTCCGCGAACTGA